A single genomic interval of Oreochromis aureus strain Israel breed Guangdong linkage group 12, ZZ_aureus, whole genome shotgun sequence harbors:
- the hsd17b3 gene encoding testosterone 17-beta-dehydrogenase 3 isoform X2: MNIVVMSRTKAKLDQVAKEIGEATGQRVKVITTDFTKENIFSEIEEQLKDLNIGVLVNNVGTLPCFIPSRFLEYDELDKTITKVINCNMKTMAKMCKIILPGMANRGKGMILNVSSGIASIPFPLYALYTASKVFVERFSQGLQAEYKNKGIIIQSVAPFGISTRMAGFQKTNMVTFSPEDFVKYSLQYVSAGDKTNGSVCHTVLSWLLQTIPLKILYAEPMLQGLQDYVKQKLMQAGLV; the protein is encoded by the exons ATGAACATTGTAGTCATGAGCAGAACCAAAGCAAAACTGGATCAAGTGGCTAAAGAGATAG GAGAAGCCACGGGGCAGAGGGTGAAAGTGATAACAACAGATTTCACCAAAGAAAATATCTTCAGTGAAATTGAAGAGCAACTGAAGGACCTCAACATAGGAGTTTTAG tCAACAATGTAGGAACACTGCCTTGCTTCATTCCCTCCAGATTCCTTGAGTATGATGAGCTGGACAAG ACAATTACCAAAGTGATAAACTGCAATATGAAGAcgatggccaag atgtgcaaaATTATTCTCCCAGGCATGGCGAACAG AGGGAAAGGGATGATATTGAATGTTTCTTCTGGAATTGCTTCTATCCCATTTCCCCTGTACGCCCTGTACACTGCATCAAAG GTGTTTGTGGAAAGATTTTCTCAAGGTCTACAAGCTGAATACAAAAATAAGGGGATTATTATCCAG TCAGTGGCTCCATTTGGGATATCCACTCGAATGGCTGGGTTCCAAAAAACTAACATGGTGACTTTTTCACCAGAAGACTTTGTAAAATATTCGCTGCAGTACGTCAGCGCTGGAGACAAAACAAATGGAAGCGTCTGTCATACAGTTCTG agctGGTTGCTGCAGACTATTCCACTTAAGATTCTCTATGCAGAACCTATGTTGCAAGGCTTACAAGACTACGTCAAGCAAAAACTAATGCAGGCTGGATTGgtctaa